In one window of Thalassophryne amazonica chromosome 9, fThaAma1.1, whole genome shotgun sequence DNA:
- the LOC117516606 gene encoding LIM/homeobox protein Lhx1-like has product MLHCASCDKPIVERFLLKVLDRPWHVQCVQCCECKCRLTDKCFSREGRLYCKNDFFRRFGTKCGGCAQGILPSDLVRRARSKVFHLNCFTCVICHKQLSTGEELYILDEFKFVCKDDYQNNNGKDTIVVSVTTCSDPSMSPDSQDPQDDGKDSETGHLSDKDVTSHNEGDQHSAAGKRRGPRTTIKAKQLETLKAAFAATPKPTRHIREQLSRETGLNMRVIQVWFQNRRSKERRMKQLSALSARRHVLFRGPRRMRALGDRLDPGELAHFSYYGEYPGEYYGSGGSYEYFPGPPSSQAQTAADLGFASSSVPAGTPLGVHHHHQGRHCPGEVQCFSDSVSHHATDSPSPDPTGPGSMHSLSSEAFTGTTTDSGYTNQLSQPSSDMSEGTVW; this is encoded by the exons ATGCTGCACTGTGCCAGCTGCGACAAACCCATTGTGGAGCGCTTTTTGCTCAAAGTGCTGGACAGACCGTGGCACGTACAGTGCGTGCAGTGCTGCGAGTGTAAATGCAGGCTGACAGACAAGTGTTTCTCACGAGAAGGCAGGCTCTACTGCAAAAACGACTTCTTCAG GAGGTTTGGAACTAAGTGTGGCGGTTGCGCACAGGGGATTTTACCCAGCGATCTGGTGCGCAGAGCGCGCAGCAAAGTGTTCCACCTGAACTGTTTCACCTGCGTGATCTGTCACAAACAGCTGTCCACGGGAGAGGAACTCTACATCCTGGACGAATTCAAATTTGTTTGTAAAGATGACTACCAAAACAACAATGGCAAAGACACAATCGTCGTGTcag TGACGACGTGCAGCGACCCGAGTATGTCTCCGGACTCGCAGGACCCGCAGGATGACGGCAAGGATTCGGAAACGGGGCATTTGTCCGATAAAGACGTGACGAGCCACAACGAAGGCGACCAGCACAGCGCCGCGGGTAAAAGGCGAGGGCCTCGAACCACCATCAAAGCTAAGCAGCTGGAGACCCTGAAAGCGGCTTTCGCGGCCACGCCAAAGCCCACCAGACACATCAGGGAGCAGCTGTCGCGGGAGACCGGCCTCAACATGAGAGTGATCCAG GTTTGGTTCCAGAACCGGAGGTCCAAAGAGAGACGCATGAAGCAGCtgagcgccctgagcgcgcggaGGCACGTGCTGTTCCGCGGCCCCAGGAGGATGAGAGCTCTGGGGGACAGACTGGATCCGGGAGAGCTCGCTCACTTCTCTTATTATGGAG AGTATCCCGGTGAATACTACGGATCAGGAGGAAGTTATGAATACTTCCCAGGTCCTCCGTCCTCCCAGGCTCAGACAGCAGCAGACTTGGGCTTTGCATCCTCCTCCGTCCCTGCGGGGACCCCTTTAGGAgtgcaccaccaccaccaggggCGCCACTGTCCCGGAGAGGTGCAGTGTTTCTCTGACAGTGTTTCCCATCATGCCACAGACTCACCCAGTCCAGACCCCACTGGACCAGGTTCCatgcacagcctgtccagtgaagCCTTCACCGGCACCACCACTGACAGCGGCTACACCAACCAGCTGTCCCAGCCCTCCTCAGACATGAGCGAAGGCACTGTGTGGTAA